A section of the Paenibacillus aurantius genome encodes:
- a CDS encoding NAD/NADP transhydrogenase alpha subunit — protein sequence MKCIAVYTKNFELFSDIYETVLSTPLADNEEKEIEGVMVSESGEVPENYLERMKTKPEVVVMKVKDKDITILQHGDVFEIFLPEKESALLS from the coding sequence ATGAAATGTATTGCCGTTTACACCAAAAACTTTGAGTTGTTTTCCGATATATATGAAACGGTGCTGAGTACACCGCTCGCGGATAACGAAGAAAAAGAAATCGAAGGTGTCATGGTCAGCGAATCCGGCGAAGTTCCCGAGAATTATTTGGAACGCATGAAAACCAAGCCGGAAGTAGTCGTTATGAAAGTGAAGGACAAGGACATCACCATCCTCCAGCATGGAGACGTGTTCGAAATTTTCCTTCCGGAGAAAGAAAGTGCGCTTCTGTCCTAA
- the nth gene encoding endonuclease III yields the protein MTSKHMRQVLDTMAAMFPDAHCELNHSNPFELTIAVLLSAQCTDETVNKVTVSLFEKYKKPEDYLSVPLSELEQDIRRIGLFRNKAKNIQKLCEMILEKYDGRIPEKHEQLVELPGVGRKTANVVVSNAFGVPAIAVDTHVERVSKRLGLAKETDSVLEVEKKLMKKIPKDEWSLAHHRFIFFGRYHCKAQNPQCEVCPLLETCPAGKKRMKLPKSRKTKEHQPTSQT from the coding sequence ATGACTTCCAAGCATATGCGTCAGGTTCTGGACACCATGGCTGCCATGTTCCCCGACGCGCATTGCGAGTTGAATCACTCCAATCCGTTCGAGTTAACCATCGCCGTCCTCCTGTCCGCCCAGTGTACGGATGAAACGGTTAATAAAGTAACGGTATCCCTGTTTGAGAAGTACAAGAAGCCCGAAGATTATTTGTCCGTGCCCTTGTCGGAGCTCGAGCAAGATATTCGCCGAATCGGCTTGTTCCGCAACAAGGCCAAAAATATACAGAAGCTCTGTGAAATGATCCTGGAGAAATATGACGGCCGCATTCCGGAAAAGCATGAACAGCTGGTCGAGCTTCCGGGAGTAGGGCGCAAAACCGCCAATGTGGTCGTTTCCAATGCTTTCGGCGTTCCGGCCATCGCTGTCGATACCCATGTCGAGCGTGTCTCCAAACGGCTCGGTCTCGCCAAGGAAACCGATTCGGTGCTAGAGGTGGAGAAGAAACTGATGAAGAAGATTCCTAAGGATGAATGGTCGTTAGCCCATCATCGCTTTATCTTTTTCGGACGCTATCACTGCAAAGCCCAGAATCCCCAATGCGAGGTTTGCCCGCTGCTTGAAACATGCCCCGCCGGCAAAAAACGTATGAAGTTGCCCAAGAGCAGGAAAACTAAGGAACATCAGCCTACAAGCCAAACATAG
- a CDS encoding GerMN domain-containing protein — protein MPNKSLPLLLLTACALAVFSGCGQNNKNPDKTQGAAVSSPSTSPSPSVSPSASPSTAPSPSAKTAPPTEEKEVKAKVYYANADGSQLVEKVSTLRYTTDNSKYLSALNTMKVKVDAQVVPLAEGMSFNKADLKEGTLTIDLTVPKESQLGAPGEQLLIDALKKTLFQFEEVKAVDFLVDGKAVDSLMGHVGLDHPIKKS, from the coding sequence ATGCCCAACAAATCATTACCGCTTCTTCTGCTGACGGCCTGTGCCCTTGCGGTTTTCTCCGGCTGCGGACAGAATAACAAAAACCCGGACAAAACGCAGGGGGCTGCGGTTTCGAGTCCTAGCACCAGCCCTAGCCCGAGCGTCAGCCCGTCTGCAAGCCCGAGCACGGCGCCTTCTCCGTCGGCCAAAACGGCTCCTCCCACGGAAGAGAAGGAAGTCAAAGCCAAGGTCTATTACGCCAATGCGGACGGAAGTCAGCTTGTGGAGAAAGTGTCTACTCTCCGCTATACGACCGATAATTCCAAATACCTTTCCGCTTTGAATACGATGAAGGTCAAGGTGGATGCCCAAGTCGTGCCTCTTGCGGAAGGAATGAGTTTCAACAAGGCGGATCTTAAAGAAGGAACATTGACCATTGATCTTACGGTGCCGAAGGAATCTCAACTGGGAGCTCCCGGGGAGCAGCTTTTGATCGATGCGTTGAAAAAAACTCTCTTTCAATTCGAGGAAGTAAAAGCCGTGGATTTCTTGGTGGACGGCAAAGCCGTAGACAGTTTGATGGGTCATGTCGGACTGGACCATCCGATCAAGAAATCTTAG
- a CDS encoding N-acetylmuramoyl-L-alanine amidase family protein, which yields MKKLLVSMLSLLLLTVLIPQFTFAAQADIKLYFNGKQLNPEVAPRKIGDYSMVPVRIISENMGAKVSWDQAKQMVTIEKADIYMQLVINKKEAVLNSKAITLEAAPVLLAGNTLIPVRFVAERLGLLVDWDDATQSVYVKTPDPSNGGTTPTPSPTPTPTPKPGVPQITSMESVGDQIIIKASGPIKSKLMYLSNPERLVIDLPGTTFGSGIMVPGAGQMGGVWTANPSISAIRYAVNDPATSTIRVVVDLKVKSGYSLIEDGSKGQVVVQLKNAKYKVVLDAGHGDQDPGAISISGKQEKDFNLTMVLKVKKILDQNPNIQVYLTRSDDTFVTLDGRCEFANNLGANVFVSIHGNKWVPSTSGSETYYWRPESLSLANIMHKNLVAAAGLPDRQVRQNDFRVVKYTNMPAVLLEVGYLSSPNDEPQMFNAAFQDRVAGGIANGIKQYLNLN from the coding sequence ATGAAAAAGCTTTTAGTCTCCATGTTGTCGCTGCTCCTGCTCACCGTTCTGATTCCCCAGTTTACTTTTGCCGCCCAAGCCGATATCAAGCTCTATTTCAACGGAAAACAGTTAAACCCAGAAGTCGCTCCCCGCAAGATCGGCGATTATTCGATGGTTCCTGTACGTATCATTTCCGAGAACATGGGCGCCAAAGTAAGTTGGGACCAAGCGAAGCAGATGGTGACCATAGAAAAAGCGGACATTTACATGCAGCTGGTCATCAACAAGAAAGAAGCTGTCCTTAATTCCAAGGCGATCACATTGGAAGCGGCTCCCGTGCTGCTTGCGGGCAATACGCTCATTCCGGTGCGGTTTGTCGCGGAGAGACTGGGACTGCTTGTGGATTGGGATGACGCCACCCAGTCGGTCTACGTAAAGACTCCTGATCCGTCTAATGGCGGAACGACACCGACACCTAGTCCGACACCAACCCCAACCCCTAAGCCGGGAGTTCCCCAGATTACTTCCATGGAATCGGTCGGGGATCAAATCATCATCAAAGCCAGCGGACCGATCAAAAGCAAGCTGATGTACCTGTCGAATCCGGAAAGGCTGGTTATTGACCTTCCGGGAACTACCTTCGGATCAGGCATCATGGTACCGGGTGCCGGTCAGATGGGGGGAGTGTGGACCGCGAACCCTTCCATCTCAGCCATTCGTTATGCCGTGAACGATCCCGCCACCTCGACCATCCGCGTAGTGGTTGATCTTAAGGTGAAATCGGGGTACAGCCTGATTGAGGACGGATCCAAAGGCCAAGTCGTGGTGCAGCTGAAAAATGCGAAGTACAAGGTTGTGCTGGATGCTGGCCACGGGGATCAGGATCCGGGTGCCATTTCGATCTCCGGCAAGCAGGAGAAGGACTTTAATCTGACCATGGTCCTGAAGGTCAAGAAGATTCTGGATCAGAACCCGAATATCCAGGTTTATCTGACCCGCAGCGACGATACGTTCGTGACGCTTGACGGACGCTGTGAGTTCGCGAATAACCTGGGAGCCAACGTATTCGTGTCGATTCACGGGAACAAATGGGTTCCTTCCACAAGCGGATCGGAAACCTATTACTGGAGACCCGAAAGCCTGTCGCTTGCCAACATTATGCACAAGAATTTGGTTGCCGCAGCAGGACTCCCTGACCGCCAGGTAAGACAGAACGATTTCCGTGTCGTCAAATATACGAATATGCCGGCGGTGCTGCTTGAAGTGGGATACCTTTCGAGTCCGAATGACGAGCCGCAAATGTTCAATGCCGCATTCCAGGACCGGGTGGCAGGCGGAATTGCCAATGGTATCAAGCAGTATCTGAACCTGAACTAA
- the leuD gene encoding 3-isopropylmalate dehydratase small subunit, which produces MESFKKHTGLAVPVDRVNVDTDAIIPKQFLKRIERSGFGQFLFFEWRWFENGEVNEEFPLNQPRYQGASILLSRANFGCGSSREHAPWAIMDYGFRVVIAPSFADIFYNNCFKNGILPIKLSEEQVEELFQRTASNVGYQLTVDLENKTISDDQGLTISFDLDEHRRQFLLQGLDDIGLTLQHADAISAYEQKNEQRIAYK; this is translated from the coding sequence ATGGAATCATTCAAAAAACATACCGGTCTGGCTGTTCCGGTCGACCGGGTTAACGTAGATACCGACGCAATCATCCCTAAGCAATTTCTAAAAAGAATCGAGCGTTCCGGCTTCGGCCAGTTTCTCTTCTTCGAGTGGAGATGGTTTGAGAACGGGGAAGTGAACGAGGAATTCCCGCTTAACCAGCCGCGTTACCAAGGCGCCTCGATCCTCCTGTCCCGTGCCAATTTCGGATGCGGCTCCTCCCGGGAGCACGCCCCCTGGGCGATCATGGATTATGGCTTCCGCGTGGTAATCGCTCCTTCGTTCGCGGATATCTTCTACAACAACTGCTTCAAGAACGGAATTCTGCCGATCAAGCTCTCGGAAGAGCAGGTGGAAGAGCTGTTCCAGCGCACGGCTTCTAACGTTGGTTACCAGCTGACCGTTGATCTCGAGAACAAGACGATCTCCGATGATCAAGGCTTGACGATTTCCTTTGACCTTGACGAGCACCGCCGTCAGTTCCTGCTTCAAGGGCTGGACGACATCGGGCTTACCCTTCAGCATGCCGATGCCATCAGCGCCTACGAGCAGAAGAACGAGCAAAGAATCGCTTATAAGTAA
- the leuC gene encoding 3-isopropylmalate dehydratase large subunit, whose amino-acid sequence MAKTMFEKIWDNHVIYQEEGKPSIIYIDLHLVHEVTSPQAFEGLRLSGRKVRRPDLTFATMDHNVPTKDRFNITDEISRQQIDTLSKNCADFGVTLYDLKSVDQGVVHVMGPELGLTHPGKTIVCGDSHTSTHGAFGALAFGIGTSEVEHVLATQCLQQSKAKTLEVRINGKLNPGVTAKDLILGVIAKYGTDFATGYVIEYTGEAIRGLSMEERMTVCNMSIEAGARAGLIAPDETTFNYLRGREYVPQGEAFEAAVQEWKKLVTDEGAVYDRVVDFDADSLIPQVTWGTSPGMGTSISATVPNPADFTTENERKAAEKALEYMGLTPGTPMSELEINRVFIGSCTNGRIEDLRAAASVAKGYKVSSKVNAIVVPGSGRVKIQAEKEGLDKVFTEAGFEWRDAGCSMCLAMNPDVLDPGDRCASTSNRNFEGRQGRGGRTHLVSPAMAAAAAIQGRFVDVRDWKFN is encoded by the coding sequence ATGGCAAAAACAATGTTCGAGAAGATTTGGGATAATCATGTTATCTATCAGGAAGAAGGAAAGCCCAGCATCATTTATATCGATCTTCACCTGGTGCATGAGGTAACGTCTCCGCAAGCTTTTGAAGGGCTTCGTCTTTCCGGCCGCAAGGTGCGCCGTCCTGACCTGACCTTCGCAACGATGGATCATAACGTTCCAACCAAGGACCGTTTCAATATTACGGACGAAATTTCCCGGCAGCAGATCGATACCCTGAGCAAGAACTGCGCGGATTTCGGCGTAACGCTGTATGATCTCAAAAGCGTGGATCAAGGCGTCGTGCACGTAATGGGGCCTGAGCTCGGTCTGACGCACCCTGGCAAAACGATCGTCTGCGGGGACAGCCACACCTCCACACACGGAGCCTTCGGTGCTCTGGCGTTCGGGATTGGAACGAGCGAGGTGGAGCATGTGCTCGCTACCCAGTGTCTGCAGCAGTCCAAAGCCAAGACGCTGGAAGTTCGCATCAACGGCAAGCTGAATCCGGGAGTAACGGCTAAAGACCTTATCCTTGGCGTTATTGCCAAGTACGGAACGGACTTTGCTACCGGTTATGTTATCGAGTATACCGGGGAAGCCATCCGAGGCTTGTCGATGGAAGAGCGCATGACGGTGTGCAACATGTCCATCGAAGCGGGTGCTCGTGCAGGTCTGATCGCACCGGACGAAACAACCTTCAATTACTTGCGTGGACGGGAATACGTTCCCCAAGGTGAAGCTTTCGAGGCCGCCGTCCAAGAGTGGAAGAAGCTCGTTACGGACGAAGGTGCTGTCTACGACCGCGTAGTGGATTTTGACGCCGACTCCCTGATTCCGCAAGTGACCTGGGGAACGAGCCCGGGGATGGGAACGAGCATCTCGGCAACGGTGCCGAATCCGGCCGATTTCACAACGGAGAACGAAAGAAAAGCCGCCGAGAAAGCCCTCGAATACATGGGCCTCACTCCGGGAACTCCGATGAGCGAGCTTGAAATCAACCGGGTGTTTATCGGTTCCTGCACGAACGGACGGATCGAGGACCTGCGTGCCGCTGCTTCCGTAGCGAAGGGCTACAAGGTTTCTTCCAAAGTAAACGCGATCGTGGTTCCGGGCTCGGGCCGTGTTAAGATTCAGGCGGAGAAGGAAGGACTCGACAAGGTTTTCACGGAAGCGGGCTTTGAGTGGCGGGATGCCGGCTGCAGCATGTGTCTCGCGATGAATCCCGACGTACTGGATCCGGGCGACCGCTGTGCCTCGACCTCCAACCGTAACTTCGAAGGCCGTCAAGGACGCGGAGGACGCACGCATCTGGTTTCTCCTGCAATGGCAGCCGCTGCTGCGATCCAAGGACGCTTCGTAGACGTCCGCGACTGGAAATTCAACTAA
- a CDS encoding LysR family transcriptional regulator: protein MELRQLQYAIQIATEKNFSRAAEKLHIAQPSLSQQLSKLEKEIGVLLFQRNTNSVEVTHAGSVFVEKAQIILDRVAQLKKEMEDISQMRKGKLVVGSLPITGSHILPLVLPVFHANYPEIEVVLIEDTSANLESLISSGQTDISLLTLPLEEASLSCQTLIEEEICLAVPPQHPLAQTDENRRISVADLKNEPFILLKKGQGFRTIALDLCRRHGFEPHIVFESSNIGTVQSLVAAGMGIAFVPSMIAKQQAGSFTPVYRHLEGAPFRTLVIAYRKGRYLSKAAEAFISTLTDVVK from the coding sequence ATGGAACTCAGACAGCTTCAGTATGCCATCCAAATCGCCACCGAGAAAAACTTCTCCCGGGCCGCAGAGAAGCTGCATATCGCCCAGCCATCCCTGAGCCAGCAGCTGTCCAAGCTGGAGAAGGAAATCGGAGTTCTACTCTTTCAGCGCAACACGAACTCCGTGGAAGTCACCCATGCCGGCTCCGTCTTCGTGGAGAAAGCCCAGATCATTCTCGACCGGGTCGCCCAGCTCAAGAAGGAAATGGAAGATATTTCCCAGATGCGCAAAGGCAAGCTGGTGGTCGGAAGCCTTCCTATCACCGGATCTCATATTTTACCGTTGGTTCTGCCTGTTTTTCATGCCAATTATCCCGAAATCGAGGTTGTTCTGATTGAAGATACCTCCGCCAATCTCGAATCCCTCATTTCGAGCGGTCAAACCGATATCAGCCTGCTGACGCTCCCTCTCGAGGAAGCCTCGCTATCTTGTCAAACGCTTATAGAAGAAGAGATCTGTCTGGCGGTTCCTCCCCAACACCCTCTCGCTCAAACAGACGAGAACCGGCGGATCAGCGTGGCCGACCTTAAGAATGAACCTTTTATTCTACTGAAGAAAGGCCAAGGGTTCCGTACCATTGCTCTGGATCTATGCCGCCGGCATGGGTTCGAGCCCCATATTGTTTTCGAGAGCAGCAACATTGGAACGGTTCAATCCCTCGTAGCCGCAGGGATGGGGATTGCTTTTGTACCCTCCATGATCGCCAAGCAGCAGGCCGGTTCCTTTACCCCCGTATACCGGCATCTGGAAGGAGCTCCATTCCGAACACTGGTGATCGCCTACCGGAAAGGGCGCTATTTGTCCAAGGCCGCGGAGGCTTTCATCTCGACCTTGACCGATGTAGTCAAATAA
- a CDS encoding carbon-nitrogen family hydrolase yields the protein MDRSKLNVSVLQMDVAIGDPDANFAAVKRMLKEAVGREPKPDVLILPEMWNTGYALDRITELADENGERTKAFFAEFCRTHQVNIIAGSIAEKRDGDVYNTIYAFDREGRLVSDYSKIHLFRLMDEEKYLKAGDKRGRLELGGVQAGAMICYDIRFPELARTLALEGAHVLFVPAEWPNPRLHHWRTLLMARAIENQMYVVACNRVGISGTTEFFGHSLIIDPWGEILAEGGEWEEILTTELDLELVEGIRRQIPVFEDRRPSLYRQSDEG from the coding sequence ATGGACAGAAGCAAGCTGAACGTAAGCGTTCTTCAAATGGATGTAGCCATAGGAGATCCGGACGCCAATTTTGCGGCAGTGAAACGGATGTTAAAGGAAGCGGTAGGAAGGGAACCTAAGCCGGATGTGCTCATCCTGCCAGAAATGTGGAACACGGGCTATGCCCTCGACCGCATAACGGAGCTCGCCGACGAGAACGGGGAGAGGACAAAAGCATTTTTTGCGGAATTTTGCCGCACCCATCAAGTAAACATTATCGCCGGTTCTATTGCAGAGAAGAGGGACGGCGACGTTTATAATACCATTTACGCTTTTGACCGGGAAGGACGCCTGGTGTCCGACTATTCGAAGATCCATCTGTTTCGTCTGATGGACGAAGAGAAATACCTTAAGGCCGGGGACAAAAGAGGACGATTGGAGCTTGGCGGGGTTCAAGCAGGAGCGATGATCTGCTACGATATTCGTTTCCCGGAGCTCGCGCGGACGCTGGCCCTGGAGGGAGCCCATGTGCTGTTCGTACCGGCTGAGTGGCCCAATCCAAGGCTTCACCATTGGCGTACCCTGCTCATGGCCCGGGCCATCGAGAATCAAATGTACGTGGTGGCCTGCAACCGGGTAGGGATAAGCGGTACCACGGAATTTTTTGGACACTCGCTTATTATCGACCCGTGGGGTGAAATTCTAGCCGAGGGCGGGGAGTGGGAGGAAATCCTGACCACTGAGCTGGATCTTGAACTGGTGGAGGGGATCCGCCGCCAAATACCGGTGTTTGAGGACCGGCGGCCGTCTCTATACCGCCAATCCGATGAAGGGTAA
- a CDS encoding pyridoxal phosphate-dependent aminotransferase, protein MNSRLPKGIQITPADRMRELPAQFFANLVRKANEQTALGHDVINLGQGNPDQPTPAHIVRKLQEEAANPLYHKYPPFSGFAFLKEAIAKRYKEDYGVTLDPEKEVAILFGGKTGLVEISQCLLNPGDVCLVPDPGYPDYWSGVALAGARMVFMPLRSSNAFLPDYSELSPQDLDAAKLMFINYPNNPTAACAPSSFYEETIRFAEQNGIVVASDFAYGALGFEEKPISFLQHDGAKEVGVEFYTLSKTYNMAGWRVGFALGNPDIIRVINLMQDHYYVSLFGGIQAAAAEALTASQDCVAELQALYRGRRDALFSALQEIGWEATPSQGSFFAWLPVPKGHTSSSFADLLLQEAKVVAAPGIGFGAHGEGYVRMGLLTSEERLREAVQRIGRLNLF, encoded by the coding sequence ATGAACAGCCGCCTGCCTAAAGGCATCCAAATCACACCGGCCGACCGGATGAGAGAGCTTCCGGCTCAATTTTTTGCCAATCTGGTCCGTAAGGCCAATGAACAGACTGCCCTCGGGCATGACGTCATCAACCTGGGCCAAGGAAATCCCGATCAGCCTACCCCAGCCCACATTGTCCGCAAGCTTCAAGAGGAAGCGGCCAATCCCCTTTATCACAAATACCCTCCGTTCAGCGGATTTGCGTTCCTAAAGGAAGCCATCGCCAAGCGCTACAAGGAAGACTACGGGGTAACGCTCGATCCCGAGAAGGAAGTCGCTATTCTGTTCGGCGGCAAAACCGGCCTCGTCGAGATCAGCCAGTGCCTCCTGAATCCCGGTGATGTCTGCCTGGTACCGGATCCCGGCTATCCCGATTATTGGTCCGGCGTGGCACTGGCCGGGGCCCGCATGGTCTTTATGCCTTTGCGAAGCTCTAATGCCTTTCTTCCGGATTATTCGGAGCTTTCGCCACAGGATTTGGACGCCGCCAAGCTGATGTTCATCAATTATCCCAACAATCCTACCGCCGCTTGCGCCCCTTCTTCCTTCTACGAAGAGACGATCCGGTTCGCGGAACAGAACGGGATCGTGGTGGCAAGCGATTTTGCTTACGGGGCCCTTGGCTTCGAAGAGAAGCCGATCAGCTTCCTTCAGCATGACGGAGCGAAGGAAGTAGGCGTAGAGTTCTATACCCTGTCCAAAACCTACAACATGGCCGGCTGGCGCGTGGGCTTTGCTTTAGGTAATCCGGACATCATCCGGGTGATCAATCTTATGCAGGACCACTATTACGTCAGCCTCTTCGGTGGAATTCAGGCGGCCGCCGCAGAAGCCCTAACCGCCTCCCAGGATTGTGTGGCCGAGCTTCAGGCCTTGTACCGGGGTAGACGGGACGCCCTGTTCAGCGCTCTCCAGGAAATCGGCTGGGAGGCCACGCCATCCCAGGGCTCCTTCTTCGCCTGGCTGCCCGTCCCGAAAGGCCACACCTCCAGCAGCTTTGCCGATCTTCTCCTTCAGGAGGCCAAAGTGGTGGCGGCCCCGGGAATCGGCTTCGGCGCCCATGGGGAAGGGTATGTGCGGATGGGCCTGCTTACCTCGGAGGAAAGACTCCGGGAGGCCGTTCAGAGGATTGGCCGGCTGAATTTGTTTTAA
- a CDS encoding discoidin domain-containing protein, producing MLGVSALLSASLFLPGTTLAATPYDNAVLADHPVGYWPIAPGATTDLTGHGLNGSFTGTPSSTIMPNGDTAPVFNGINQYFTIPDHPYLEVTRTGVLTIEAWIRPDVLQFAHSEGSGYVHWMGKGEAGQHSWVARMYNYTNSENRPNRISGYSFNLTGGLGAGSYFQDPVTVGEWIHYALVINTVNTSSSYTTGYTKIYKNGVLRDQDRLSDYNIIPGDGTAPMRIGTRDLASFFQGAIGKVAVYDYEVTPTQLAAHGNVMNATRLTTPSTNVTASSDDGNVPANTLDGSLATRWSANGDGQWIQWDLGASKTVDHVKVAWYNGDARTASFDIKVSNDGTTWTSVYSGASSGTTLGLEAYDLANPSARYVRIIGHGNSINLWNSITETEIWGY from the coding sequence ATGTTGGGGGTTTCAGCCTTGTTATCCGCTTCTCTGTTTCTTCCCGGCACGACTTTGGCAGCAACCCCTTATGACAATGCGGTGCTGGCGGATCATCCCGTCGGCTATTGGCCGATTGCCCCTGGAGCGACGACAGATTTGACCGGGCACGGTTTGAACGGTTCATTTACCGGAACTCCGTCTTCCACCATCATGCCCAATGGGGACACCGCACCTGTCTTTAACGGCATTAACCAATACTTCACCATCCCTGATCATCCTTACCTGGAAGTCACAAGAACGGGAGTTCTGACCATTGAAGCTTGGATAAGACCCGACGTTCTGCAGTTTGCCCATTCGGAAGGCAGCGGGTACGTTCATTGGATGGGGAAAGGCGAAGCCGGACAGCATTCCTGGGTGGCCCGTATGTATAACTATACGAATTCGGAGAACCGTCCCAACCGGATAAGCGGGTATTCGTTCAATTTGACCGGCGGTCTCGGAGCCGGATCGTATTTTCAGGATCCGGTAACCGTCGGGGAATGGATTCATTACGCCCTAGTGATCAATACCGTTAATACGAGCAGTTCCTATACAACCGGCTATACCAAAATCTACAAGAACGGCGTTCTCCGGGATCAAGACCGGTTATCCGACTACAATATTATCCCTGGAGACGGCACGGCCCCGATGAGGATCGGTACCCGGGACCTGGCTTCCTTCTTCCAAGGAGCGATTGGCAAAGTGGCCGTCTACGATTATGAGGTCACCCCGACTCAGCTTGCCGCCCATGGAAATGTCATGAATGCTACCCGGTTGACCACCCCTTCGACTAACGTTACGGCAAGCAGCGACGACGGCAATGTGCCGGCCAATACGCTGGATGGCAGTCTGGCTACCCGTTGGTCCGCTAATGGAGACGGGCAGTGGATTCAGTGGGATTTGGGTGCCAGCAAGACCGTCGATCATGTGAAAGTGGCCTGGTACAACGGGGATGCCCGGACCGCATCCTTCGATATTAAAGTCTCGAACGACGGGACTACCTGGACCTCGGTCTACAGTGGAGCGAGCAGCGGAACAACATTAGGGCTTGAAGCTTACGACCTGGCCAATCCGTCCGCCCGCTATGTCCGAATCATCGGCCACGGCAATAGCATCAACTTGTGGAACAGCATCACCGAAACGGAAATCTGGGGATATTAA
- a CDS encoding GNAT family N-acetyltransferase, translated as MLLEPVSADRIDDLVQLWNEEWGSSFPMREALMIQNVLGDPNLLEEGTRVAIDEDSNRVIGLVVSKQWREKKDGLDFGTESGWIHSLLVSGSFRRQGLGNRLLELAEDALLNNGVRQVHLGNDFHRRMFPGVPETNPETMLWLERRGYVRQAEVMDLYRDDEKAEPEPLPEGNGVTFRLAEESDAGELNAFLTRCFPGRWSYQTLHYWELGGTGREFVIAEREGVMIGFCRINDSHSPLLAQNIYWSPLFEDELGGIGPLGIDERYRGHGYGLAIVQAGIHFLHARGIRKTVIDTTAYEDFYGKLGYRPWKRYVRYQKLL; from the coding sequence ATGTTACTGGAGCCGGTATCGGCTGATCGGATCGACGATCTGGTTCAGCTGTGGAACGAAGAGTGGGGAAGCTCTTTTCCCATGCGGGAAGCTTTAATGATTCAAAACGTACTCGGCGATCCCAATCTGCTCGAAGAGGGAACAAGAGTGGCCATTGACGAAGACTCGAACCGTGTCATCGGGTTGGTCGTTTCCAAGCAGTGGAGGGAAAAGAAAGACGGACTGGATTTCGGAACGGAATCCGGATGGATTCATTCCCTGTTGGTATCCGGTTCGTTTCGCCGGCAGGGGCTGGGGAACCGACTGCTTGAGCTGGCGGAGGATGCTCTTCTGAATAACGGGGTGCGCCAAGTACATCTGGGGAACGACTTTCACCGACGCATGTTTCCAGGCGTGCCGGAAACGAACCCGGAAACGATGCTCTGGTTGGAGAGAAGAGGATACGTTCGGCAGGCGGAGGTTATGGATCTCTATAGGGATGACGAGAAGGCCGAACCCGAACCGCTTCCTGAAGGGAACGGAGTCACCTTCCGCCTAGCGGAGGAATCGGACGCCGGAGAGCTAAACGCCTTCTTAACCCGCTGTTTTCCGGGAAGATGGTCATATCAGACACTTCATTATTGGGAACTCGGCGGTACGGGTAGAGAATTTGTTATCGCGGAGAGGGAGGGGGTGATGATTGGCTTCTGCCGGATCAACGATTCGCATTCCCCTCTCCTGGCCCAAAATATTTATTGGTCTCCTTTGTTTGAGGATGAGCTCGGCGGCATTGGGCCGCTAGGAATTGACGAACGTTATCGGGGACACGGCTATGGGCTTGCCATCGTCCAGGCAGGGATTCACTTTCTGCATGCGCGGGGCATCCGCAAGACCGTGATCGATACGACGGCCTATGAAGACTTTTATGGAAAGCTCGGCTACCGTCCTTGGAAACGTTACGTCCGCTATCAGAAGCTTCTTTGA